TCGACGCGCAGGAGACCCGCCGCGTGCTCGACCGCCTCTACGGCTGGGATGTCTCCCCGGTCCTGTGGCGCAAGGTCGGCTCGGGGCGCGAGGGCACCGCGCTCAGCGCCGGCCGCGTGCAGTCCGCCGCGACCCGGATGGTCGTCGAGCGCGAGCGCGAACGCATGGCGTTCGTCTCGGCCTCCTACTGGGACGTCGAGGCCCTCGCCTCGCGGGCCGGCTCGTCCTTCACCACCCGCCTGAACCGTCTCGACGGCGCCCCCATCGCCCGCGGCGGCGACTACGACGACAACGGTCAGCTGAAGAAGGCCGTCGTCGTGCTCGACGAAGCCCAGGCGCGCGAGCTCGCGGCGGCCATCACCGCGGCCGGGCGTGCCACCGTGGCCAAGGTCGAGGCCAAGCCGGGCACGCGCAGCCCCCGTGCACCTTTCACGACCTCCACGATGCAGCAGGAGGCCGGTCGCAAGCTCTCGATGAGCGCCAAGCACGCCATGGGCGTCGCGCAGCGGCTCTACGAGAAGGGTTTCATCACCTATATGCGTACCGACTCGGTCGCCCTCTCGGGTCAGGCCGTCTCGGCGGCACGCGCGCAGGCGGTGGCGCTGTACGGCGACAAGGCCGTGCCCGCCAACCCGCGTGTGTACAAGAGCAAGTCGAAGAACGCGCAGGAGGCCCACGAGGCCATCCGTCCCTCCGGCGACACCTTCCGCACGCCGGCGTCGTTGGCGTCCTCGCTCGACCGCGACGAGCAGAAGCTCTACGACCTGATCTGGAAGCGCACCGTCGCCAGTCAGATGGCGGATGCCAAGTACGAGACGACGACGGTCACCCTCACCGTGGACGCGGCGGAACGGGTCGCGGAGTTCACGGCATCCGGAACCGTCTACACGTTCAAGGGCTTCCTCGAGGCGTACGAAGAGGGCGCCGACGAGAAGCGCAACGACGACGACGCCGACCAGTCGCTGCCGGCCGTCTCGGTGGGCGACGAGCTCGCTGTCAGCGAGGTCGAGCCGAAGGGCCACAGCACCTCGCCGAAGCCCCGTTACACCGAGGCCAGCCTGGTGAAGGCCCTCGAAGAGAAGGGCATCGGCCGGCCCTCGACGTTCGCCAGCATCATCGGTGTGATCCTCGACCGCGGGTACGTCACCAAACGCGGTCAGGCCCTCGTGCCGAGCTGGCTCGCCTTCAGCGTGGTGCGACTGCTCGAGGAGCACTTCGCCGACCTCGTCGACTACGACTTCACGGCAGCGCTCGAAGACGACCTCGACGCGATCGCCCGTGGTGAGCAGCGCCGCACGGAGTGGTTGAAGTCGTTCTACTTCGGCTCCGAGAAGCAGGTGGGCCTGCGCCACATCGTCGACAACCTCGGCGAGATCGACGCACGCGAGCTGAACTCCACGCGCATCACCGACACCGCGACCCTGCGCTTCGGAAAATACGGGCCGTACCTCGAGGTGAACACCCCCGGGGCCGACGCCGAGGCGAAGCCGCGCATCGTGAACATCCCGGAAGATCTCGCGCCCGACGAGCTCACCCCCGAGAAGGCGCAGGAGCTCATCGACGCACCGGTGGCCGGCGACCGGGTGCTGGGAGAGAATCCCGACAACGGCAAGCTCGTCGTCGTGAAGGACGGCCGCTTCGGCCCCTACGTGCAAGAGGTGGATGCCGAAGAGCCCGACGAGGTCGATCAGGTCACCGGCGAGGTGGTGGAGCAGCCCAAGAAGCGGGGGGCCAAGGCCGCCGCGGCGCCCAAGCCGCGCACCGCGTCGCTGTTCCGCTCGATGTCGGTCGACACGATCGATCTCGGTACCGCCCTTCAGCTGCTGTCATTGCCTCGGATCGTCGGCGCCGACCCCGCGACCGGGGAAGAGATCACCGCGCAGAACGGACGGTTCGGTCCCTATCTCAAGAAGGGCACCGATTCGCGCTCGCTCGACAACGAGCAGCAGATCTTCGACATCACCCTGGATGAGGCGGTCGCGAAGTACGCCGAACCCAAGTACGGTGCACGCCGTGCCTCGAGTGCACTGAAGGAGTTCGACGCCGACCCGGTGAGCGGCAAGCCCCTCCGGCTCAAGGACGGACGCTTCGGCCCGTACGTGACCGACGGCGAGACCAACGCCACGGTCCCGCGCGGCGAGAACGCCCTGGAGATCACCTTCGAGCGTGCCGTCGAGCTGATCGCCGACAAGCGTGCGAAGGGCCCCGCGCCCAAGAAGGCGACCACGGCGCGCAAGACCACGGCGGCGAAGCCGGCGGCGGCGAAGACCACCGCGGCGAAGACGACCGCGGCGAAGACGACGGCGGCGAAGACGACGGCGAAGACCACCGCGACGAGGACGCCGGCAGCCCGGACCACCGCGACCAAGACGGCCGCGGCCAAGACCACTGCCACGACGGCTGCGGCGACGAAGACCGCCGCAGCGAAGACCGCCGCAGCGCCGGCTTCCGCGAGCACCTCGACCACGCGCAAGGCGCCGGCGAAGAAGTCGTGACCGATCACCTCGCCCGGCCGCTGCACCTCCCACGGGCGGCGGCGGCCGGGGGGCCGGGGCTGTTCATCACCTTCGAGGGCGGCGACGGGGCGGGGAAGACCACCCAGGCCACGCTGCTCGAGCAGTGGGTGACGGCGCGGGGCCGCGCGGTCGTCCGCACGCGCGAGCCCGGCGGTACCGAGGTCGGGGTGCGCATCCGCGACATCGTCCTGCATCACCGCGGCCACATCGACCCCCGCGCTGAGGCGCTGCTCTACGCAGCGGATCGCGCGCATCACATCGCGACGTACGTGCGCCCGGCTGTCGCGCGCGGCGACGTCGTCATCCAGGACCGGTATCTCGATTCGTCCGTCGCCTACCAGGGCGCGGGGCGTGTTCTGGATGCCGACGACGTGCGCGCGCTGTCGCTCTGGGCGACCGATGGGCTGCTTCCGGACCTGACGGTGCTGCTCGATCTCGATCCGGCCGCAGCGCGGCGCCGCCTGGACGCGGACGAAAAGCCGTTCGACCGCCTCGAGGCCGAGAAGGAGGAGTTCCACGCGCGCGTGCGTGCCGGCTTCCTCGCCCTCGCCGACGCTGAACCCGAGCGCTTCCTCGTTCTCGATGCGGAAGCGGCCCCCGACGACCTCGCCGCACGTGTGCGCGAAGCCGTCGCCCACCGCCTCGACTGACCCGCGCACGCGCAGCCGTCGCCCACCGCCTCGACTGACCCGCGCACGCGCGGCCCGGGCGATGCACAGTCGACCGCCAGCAGCGGTGTCCGACGCCCCGATTAGGCTGGGCCCATGTCCGTCGCCCTCGATCCGTCCCCGTCGGCCGCCGGCACGGCACCGTTCCCATGGGATGCCGTGTGGGGGCAGGACGAGGCCGTCGAGACGTTGCGCGCCGCGGCATCCGATCCCGCCGCCCTCGCACACGCGTGGCTGATCACAGGGCCTCCGGGGTCGGGGCGATCCACCCTCGCGTACGCCTTCGCGGCTGCCCTGATCGCCGACCCGGGAGATGAACGCGCCCAGCAGCAGGTGCTCGCGCGCACGCACCCCGATCTGACCGCTCTGCGGACCGAGCAGGTCGTCATCCGCATCGACGAGGCGCGTCGTCTCGTCGAGCGGGCGTCGTTCGCCCCCTCGCTCGGCCGTCACCGCGTGATCGTGGTCGAAGACGCCGATCGCATGGCCGAGCGCACCTCGAACGTGCTGCTGAAAGCCCTCGAAGAGCCACCCGAGAAGACGGTCTGGGTGCTGTGCGCGCCGAGCGACGCCGACCTGCTCCCCACCATCCGCTCGCGGGTGCGGGTGCTACGGCTGCGCGAGCCGACCGTCGCCGACGTGGCGGCGCTGATCGTGGAGCGCACCGGGGTCGCCGCGGAGGTCGCCGAGGAGTCGGCGCGCCATGCGCAGCGTCACATCGGCATGGCGCAGCGTCTCGCGACCGACGACGACGCGCGCGCCCGCCGGGCCGAGACCCTCGACGCCGTGCTCGCCGTACGGGGGATCGGCGACGCCGTCGACGTCGCCGGTCGCATCGTGCGTCTCGCGACGGACGACGCCAAGGCCCTCACCGCCACGCGTGACGAGGAGGAGCGCCGCGCGCTGTTGCGCATGCTCGGCGTCGCCGAAGGTGCCGCCGTCCCGCCGTCGGTGCGTGGCCAGGTCAACGCGCTCGAAGACGACCAGAAGCGCCGCGCCACGCGCAGCCTGCGCGACGGCATCGATCGCGTGCTCACCGACCTGCAATCGCTGTTCCGCGACGTGGTGATGATCCAGTACGGTCGCGAGTCCGACCTGGTCAACGGCGAGCGGATCGATGCCCTCCGTGCTCTGGCGGCCGAGTGGACGCCTGCGCGCACGCTCGGCGTGCTCGATCGCATCTCGGTGACGCGCCGCAACCTCGAGCAGAACGCCGCCCCGCTGCTGGCACTCGAGAGTCTCATGATCACCGTCGCGAACGGTTCCGCGCCGTGAGCCTTCGTCGTCGCGTGACCGCGGCGGTTGCCGGGCTGACGGGCCTCGCCCTGGCACTATCGGGCTGCCTCTACGCGCAGATCCCGCCGATGGCGCCCGATACGGCGCGCTCGCTCGCGCCGCAGACCGACAGCGTCGACGCCGACCTCCTGCCGTATTACGGCCAGACGCTCACGTGGACCGACTGCGGCAGCGCCGGCTTCGACTGCACCACGGTCACCGCTCCGCGCGACTACGCCGACCCGTCGGCCGGTGACCTGCAGTTGGCGGTCATCCGCCATCGCGCCACGTCGGGCGAGCCCCTCGGTTCGCTTCTGACCAACCCCGGCGGGCCCGGAGTGAGCGGGGTGGACACGGTGCGCGACTCGCTCTCGCTCGTCGCCGACGAGAACCTCACCGCTGCGTACGACGTCATCGGCTTCGATCCGCGCGGGGTCGGTCAGTCCTCCGCTGTCACCTGCTACGACGCCGCCGGGATGGACGCCTTCCTGTACGACATCCCTCCGGGCGCGCGGGGGAGCGAGGAACGCAATGCCGAGCTCGAGAAGCGTCAGACCGATTTCGCGCAGGCGTGCGAGAGGGGGAGCGACGGCCTCCTGCCCCACATCTCCACCGAGAACGCCGCGCGCGACATGGACCTCCTGCGCGCCGTGCTCGGAGACGCCACGCTGAACTATCTGGGCTTCTCGTACGGTTCGCTCCTGGGCGCCACGTACGCCGGTCTCTTCCCCGAGCGGGTCGGGCGCATGGTGCTCGACGGGGGCATCGACCCGAGCCTCGACGGCAGCGCGAGCGGGATCGCGCAGGCGGTCGGGTTCGAGAACGCCCTGCGCGCCTTCATGGCCGACTGTCTGACGCGATCCGACTGCCCCTTCGCCGACTCCGTCGACGACGCGATGAGCGACCTCACGTCGCTGCTCGAACGGGTCGATGCGCGGCCCATCGCCGGTGGCGACGGTCGGCGTCTCGGCGCGGACACCCTCGTCACGGCGGTGCTCGCGGCGCTCTACAGCGACCAGAGCTGGCCGTACCTGCGCGTCGCCCTCACCGGCGCGCAGAACGGCGACGCGACCGTCGCGTTCCAGCTGGCGGACTTCTACAACGGCCGTGAGAACGGGCAGTATCCCAGCAACACGCTCGAGGCGCTCCGGGCCTACAACTGCGTGGACTTCCCCGACGAGGGCGACAGCGACGACGCGGCCCTGCAGAAGGAACTGGAGCAGAAGGCGCCGGTGATCGCACCGTACTGGCTCGGTCCGGACCCCTGCGCCGCATGGCCCGCGCCGCCCACCGGCACCCGCGCCCCGATCACCGCGCCCGGCTCGCCGCCGATCCTCGTGCTGGGCACGACCGGCGACCCCGCCACGCCCTACACGGAGGCGCAGGCTCTCGCCTCCCAGCTCTCGCAGGGCGTCCTGGTCACCTACGTCGGCGAGGGGCACCTGGCGTACAACAAGGGCAACGCGTGCGTGAACGGGGCGGTCGACGACTATCTCGTGAACGGCGTCGTCCCCGACGCGGGGCTGCGCTGCGACTAGCGCTCCCGCCTAGGCTTGTGTTGTCACACCCCGAGGAGACCCCTATGACCGCGCCCATCGCCGACCTGGCGAGCTACATCGACCACACGCTGCTGAAGCCCGAGGCCACCCGTGCCGACGTCGAGCGACTCATCGCCGAGGGGGCGGAGCTCGGCACCTACAGCGTCTGCATCTCGCCGTCGTTCCTACCGGTCGAGCTGCCCGAGGGTCTCAAGCTGGCCGTCGTCTGCGGCTTCCCCAGCGGCAAGCACCACGCGGAGGTCAAGGCGGCGGAGGCGGCGCTGTCGGTCGCCCAGGGCGCCGATGAGATCGACATGGTCATCGACGTGGGCGCCGCCGTCGAGGGCCGCTACGACGCGGTCGAGGCCGAGATCCGCGCGGTGCGCCTGGCGGCTCCGGCGCCGACCGTGCTGAAAGTCATCATCGAGTCCGCCGCCTTGTCGGACGACGCGATCATCGCGGTCTGCGAGGCCGCCGTCGCCGCGGGAGCGGACTTCGTCAAGACATCGACGGGTTTCCACCCCGCCGGCGGGGCGAGCGTCCACGCGGTCGAACTCATGAAGCGCACGGTCGGCGATCGTGCCGAGGTCAAGGCATCCGGAGGGGTGCGCACCCGCGCTGCCGCCGAGGAGATGATCGCCGCGGGAGCGACGCGTCTGGGCCTGTCGTCCAGCCGCGACATCCTCGCCGACCGATCCGCCACCGGCGACTACTGACCCCCGTGCCCCGCGTGTGCGCGGGAGCCTGGGAAGCATGTAAGATCGATGATCGTGCACGCGACAGCGCGCACATGCCGCCTTAGCTCAGACGGCAGAGCGATTCACTCGTAATGAATAGGTCAAGGGTTCGATTCCCTTAGGCGGCTCCGAAGGCCCCCACCCGCTTCCACCGGGTGGGGGTCTTTCTCATCCCTGCACCGACGTCTCCGCCCGCCCCGGGTCTTGATCAGATCGGACGGGCCCGGATGCCGTGTCCTCTCGCGGACGGGGAGGGAAGCCCCATGCGACCCGCCCGATAGGCTGGAGCCCCGCGCCACCCGAAGCCGCGGTGCCCGTCCGCTACCCGCTGGAGTCTGCCGTGTCGAACGCCGTCGACGCTCTGATCGAGATCTTCACGTGGGTCGGCCTGGGTGCGGGGCTGCTGTTGGCGGTCGCCGCGGTGATCCTGCTGCTCGCCGATGGAACGTGGCTGCCCGCGCGCGCGGTCGTCGAGCGCGTCGCAGACGGGCGTGTGGTGCGGTGGTTCGATGACGAGGGCGGGGTCAACGAAGCACCCCTTTCGGCGCATGACGACGCCAAGATCGGCTCGGCCGACATGGCCGACATCTTCTACCGGCGGGGGAGTGCGAACCGCATGCGCCTGACGCGATCATCCCCCGTGGTGCGTTTCGTCTCGCTGCTCGCGGCGGGGGTCCTGACGCTGGGGCTCGTGGCGTTCATCGTCTCGATCGTGCTGTTGTTCGCCCGCGGCTGAGGCGCTCGCCGCCACCGCCCCCCGGGCGCCGCGACGTCGGCGCTGCGCGCACCGCCCGCGCACCTCGCCCGCGGGACCGGCGACGCGCGTAGGCTCGGGTCATGACTCGCGCCCTCTTCATCGTCGACGTGCAGAACGACTTCACCGAGCGTGGAGCACTGGGAGTCGTCGGCGGCGACGCGGTCGCCGAGCGCATCTCGCGCTATCTGGAGGTCCATGCGGACGAGTACACCGTCGTCGTCGCCTCGCGCGACTGGCACCACGGCGATGACGACAACGGCGGCCACTTCTCCGCCACCCCCGATTTCGTCGACAGTTGGCCGGTGCACTGCGTGGGCGGCACGTTCGGCGCCGAGTACGACGAGGTGTTCGACACGACGCGCGTCACCCACCACCTGAAGAAGGGGCAGGGCAAGCCCGCGTACTCGCTGTTCGAGGGCGTTTCCGACGAGGGCGAGACGGCCGCAACGATCCTCGACGCGCGCGGCATCCGCGACATCGACATCGCGGGCATCGCCACCGATTACTGCGTGCGGGCATCAGCGCTCGACGCCCTGGCCTCGGGGCGTGGCGTGCGGGTGCTCACCGACCTGATCGCGGGCGTGCATCCCGTCTCCAGCGCTGCCGCCTTGACTGAGATCGAGGCCGCGGGCGCCCAGCTCACGGCATCCGGGGACTGAACCCGCTCGACTCGGTAGGGCGTCGTCCGTCCGCGGGACGGTGATCGTGCCCGTCGTCTCCGCGCCGCGCGCTGGTGACGCGAAGAACACGGCGTGCTCGCCGAGAAGGCGCCTCGCCCTCGTCCGCCCAGACCTGACCGTCCCCGCCGGTGGGGATCGACTCACGGATGCTGGCGGCGACTTGTCCGGACCGTCCCGTCGGCGGGAGCAGCCCACCGGCGACGGCGCTCAGGCGTTCGCGGCGGATGTCGGAGGAGCGCACGCTCGTCGAACGCGATCGATGGAGCAGACGTCGGCCCGTGGTGGCCGTCAGGAGGACACGGTGACGAGCGTTCGCTGCCACCCGCTGGAGCCGTCGGGGGCGATCGGGGCCTGATCCTGGATCTGCAGGTTGCCCTGCTTGTCAGTCGCGCGGACGGCGATGTAGTGCGATCCGGGCTCGGCGTTCCAGTCCAGCCTCCACTGCACCCACGACTGGTCGTTGATGGGGGTCGACAGCTGCGTCTCCTGCCAGTCGCCGTCGTCGATGCTGACCTCGACCTTCTGCACGCCCACGGGCTGCGCCCACGCCATTCCGGCGATGACGACGGTGCCGGCGGTAACCGGTGTGCCGAGCTTCGGGGTGTCCACGCGCGACGACATTTTGATCGGGGCCTCGGCGGAGTACCCGCGCGGCGTCCAGTACGCCTCGTCCTGATCGAACCGGGTGACCGTCAGCTTGGTCACCCACTTCGTGGCCGACACGTAGCCGTACAGACCCGGCACGACCATGCGCACGGGGAAACCGTGCTCGAAGGGCAGGGGCTCCCCGTTCATGGCGACGGCGAAGATGGCATCCAGGTTGTCGTCGGTGAGCGACGACAGGGGAGTGGATGCCGTGTACCCGTCGACGCTCTCGGAGAGCACCATGTCGGCGTCGGCCTGCACTCCGGCCATGCGCAGCACGTCGCGGATGGGGACGCCCGTCCAGATGGCGTTGCCGACCAAGCCGCCGCCGACCTCGTTGGACACGCAGGTGAGGGTCACGCCGTACTCGTCGAGGCCCATGCCGACGAGGTCGTCGAAGCTGAGCTCGATCGGGGTGTCGACCATGCCCTCGATCGACAGACGCCAGGTGGTCGGATCGACGTTGGGGACGGTGAGCGCGGTGTCGACGCGGTAGAAGTCGCCGTTGGGGGTGATGATCGGGGTCAGCCCGTCGATGTCGAGGTCCGCTCCGGCCGGCACGGTGACCGTCGTCCGGGCCGCGGGCAGACGCAGCGCATCACGTGCCGCGGCGACCGAGGCCGTCGTGGCGTTCAGCACGCGGGCTCCGACCCCGACGACGACGGCGCCGACGGCCGTGAGACCGGTCAGGAGCAGGAACTGACGGCGGTTCGCGCCCGCCTTGTGCGCGTCGCGCGCGCTCGCCGCACGGATCCAGCGCCGCAGGCGCGAGATGCTCAGCAGCAGGACCACGATGCCCACGACGGTGCCGAGAACCGGGGGGAGCCAGGCCAGCGCGCCGGCGCCGGCACGCGTGAGGATGGCGGCCGTGGCGAGGATCCCGCCGATGCCGATCAGCACCGCGCCGACGAAGCGGAACCGGTACTCCAGGATGCCGGCGACCGCCGAAGCGACCGCCGCCCCCAGCCCGACACCGACGAGGAGGGCGATCTTGTCGGACTCCCCGAAGAGGGTGATGGCGAGTTCTTTCAACGGCCGGGGGACGATGTCGACGATGAAGGAGCCGACCGCGAGCACGGGGCTCGCGGAGCGGGCGACGAGGGCGGCGAACATCTCGGCGACGGCGAGGAGCACGGCGGCGGCGACGATGCCCGCGAATGCCGCCCACGGCCAGGCGTGCGGTCGACGCACGGTGGGGGCCTCGGTGGTCCGGGCCGCGGTGTCGGTAGTCATGGCATCCCTCGTTTCCGCGGTCCGCGCACGCGCGATCCGCCTCACCAGGTCTTCGGAACGGCAGCGGGATCGGATGCCGCCCCGGCGGGCCGCGGCCGGCGCTCACTCCGGCAGGAAGGTCACCGGAAGACCGGCGATCGGGAGCCCCGAGGCCTCGATCGCGGTCACGATGGCGCGGTGTTCGTCCGCGGGGGCCACGACCTGGACCTTGTCGACGCCGTCGATCGGAGTGCCGCTCCCGCCGACGAAGAACCCGGTCACCCCGTGCTCGGACGACAGCCGGCGCAGAAGCGTTCCGTATGCGGCGCCCTCGTCCGCGCGGACCTCCACCCCCAGCGTCGCCCCGCCCACGTCGGTGAGGACGCCGGATGCCAGCCCGGCCGCCTCCCGGACGGCGTCGACCTGCGCGACGAGCGGGATGAGTTCGTCGAGCTGTGCGTCGATCGACGAGAGGGCGAAGCGGCCGTCGTCCCCCGTGACGGCCTGCACGGTCGCTCCGGGCACGACACGGTCGAGCGCGCCGACGAGGGACGGTGCCTCGAAACCGAAGGTGGGGCATACGTCCACAGGATCGGAGAACAGCGAGACGAGGCCGTCGGAGGC
The DNA window shown above is from Microbacterium proteolyticum and carries:
- the topA gene encoding type I DNA topoisomerase, which gives rise to MANGKKLVIVESPTKMKSIQGYLGDEYEVLSSVGHIRDLASKKEIPADKKAAYGKYSIDVENDFDPFYVVNDRKTKTVAELKRALKGADEVLLATDGDREGEAIAWHLREVLKPKVPVRRMVFHEITKDAIRDAVNHTRDLDESLVDAQETRRVLDRLYGWDVSPVLWRKVGSGREGTALSAGRVQSAATRMVVERERERMAFVSASYWDVEALASRAGSSFTTRLNRLDGAPIARGGDYDDNGQLKKAVVVLDEAQARELAAAITAAGRATVAKVEAKPGTRSPRAPFTTSTMQQEAGRKLSMSAKHAMGVAQRLYEKGFITYMRTDSVALSGQAVSAARAQAVALYGDKAVPANPRVYKSKSKNAQEAHEAIRPSGDTFRTPASLASSLDRDEQKLYDLIWKRTVASQMADAKYETTTVTLTVDAAERVAEFTASGTVYTFKGFLEAYEEGADEKRNDDDADQSLPAVSVGDELAVSEVEPKGHSTSPKPRYTEASLVKALEEKGIGRPSTFASIIGVILDRGYVTKRGQALVPSWLAFSVVRLLEEHFADLVDYDFTAALEDDLDAIARGEQRRTEWLKSFYFGSEKQVGLRHIVDNLGEIDARELNSTRITDTATLRFGKYGPYLEVNTPGADAEAKPRIVNIPEDLAPDELTPEKAQELIDAPVAGDRVLGENPDNGKLVVVKDGRFGPYVQEVDAEEPDEVDQVTGEVVEQPKKRGAKAAAAPKPRTASLFRSMSVDTIDLGTALQLLSLPRIVGADPATGEEITAQNGRFGPYLKKGTDSRSLDNEQQIFDITLDEAVAKYAEPKYGARRASSALKEFDADPVSGKPLRLKDGRFGPYVTDGETNATVPRGENALEITFERAVELIADKRAKGPAPKKATTARKTTAAKPAAAKTTAAKTTAAKTTAAKTTAKTTATRTPAARTTATKTAAAKTTATTAAATKTAAAKTAAAPASASTSTTRKAPAKKS
- a CDS encoding alpha/beta hydrolase, whose translation is MTAAVAGLTGLALALSGCLYAQIPPMAPDTARSLAPQTDSVDADLLPYYGQTLTWTDCGSAGFDCTTVTAPRDYADPSAGDLQLAVIRHRATSGEPLGSLLTNPGGPGVSGVDTVRDSLSLVADENLTAAYDVIGFDPRGVGQSSAVTCYDAAGMDAFLYDIPPGARGSEERNAELEKRQTDFAQACERGSDGLLPHISTENAARDMDLLRAVLGDATLNYLGFSYGSLLGATYAGLFPERVGRMVLDGGIDPSLDGSASGIAQAVGFENALRAFMADCLTRSDCPFADSVDDAMSDLTSLLERVDARPIAGGDGRRLGADTLVTAVLAALYSDQSWPYLRVALTGAQNGDATVAFQLADFYNGRENGQYPSNTLEALRAYNCVDFPDEGDSDDAALQKELEQKAPVIAPYWLGPDPCAAWPAPPTGTRAPITAPGSPPILVLGTTGDPATPYTEAQALASQLSQGVLVTYVGEGHLAYNKGNACVNGAVDDYLVNGVVPDAGLRCD
- a CDS encoding isochorismatase family protein codes for the protein MTRALFIVDVQNDFTERGALGVVGGDAVAERISRYLEVHADEYTVVVASRDWHHGDDDNGGHFSATPDFVDSWPVHCVGGTFGAEYDEVFDTTRVTHHLKKGQGKPAYSLFEGVSDEGETAATILDARGIRDIDIAGIATDYCVRASALDALASGRGVRVLTDLIAGVHPVSSAAALTEIEAAGAQLTASGD
- the tmk gene encoding dTMP kinase; amino-acid sequence: MTDHLARPLHLPRAAAAGGPGLFITFEGGDGAGKTTQATLLEQWVTARGRAVVRTREPGGTEVGVRIRDIVLHHRGHIDPRAEALLYAADRAHHIATYVRPAVARGDVVIQDRYLDSSVAYQGAGRVLDADDVRALSLWATDGLLPDLTVLLDLDPAAARRRLDADEKPFDRLEAEKEEFHARVRAGFLALADAEPERFLVLDAEAAPDDLAARVREAVAHRLD
- a CDS encoding molybdopterin-dependent oxidoreductase, with the protein product MTTDTAARTTEAPTVRRPHAWPWAAFAGIVAAAVLLAVAEMFAALVARSASPVLAVGSFIVDIVPRPLKELAITLFGESDKIALLVGVGLGAAVASAVAGILEYRFRFVGAVLIGIGGILATAAILTRAGAGALAWLPPVLGTVVGIVVLLLSISRLRRWIRAASARDAHKAGANRRQFLLLTGLTAVGAVVVGVGARVLNATTASVAAARDALRLPAARTTVTVPAGADLDIDGLTPIITPNGDFYRVDTALTVPNVDPTTWRLSIEGMVDTPIELSFDDLVGMGLDEYGVTLTCVSNEVGGGLVGNAIWTGVPIRDVLRMAGVQADADMVLSESVDGYTASTPLSSLTDDNLDAIFAVAMNGEPLPFEHGFPVRMVVPGLYGYVSATKWVTKLTVTRFDQDEAYWTPRGYSAEAPIKMSSRVDTPKLGTPVTAGTVVIAGMAWAQPVGVQKVEVSIDDGDWQETQLSTPINDQSWVQWRLDWNAEPGSHYIAVRATDKQGNLQIQDQAPIAPDGSSGWQRTLVTVSS
- a CDS encoding DNA polymerase III subunit delta', which gives rise to MSVALDPSPSAAGTAPFPWDAVWGQDEAVETLRAAASDPAALAHAWLITGPPGSGRSTLAYAFAAALIADPGDERAQQQVLARTHPDLTALRTEQVVIRIDEARRLVERASFAPSLGRHRVIVVEDADRMAERTSNVLLKALEEPPEKTVWVLCAPSDADLLPTIRSRVRVLRLREPTVADVAALIVERTGVAAEVAEESARHAQRHIGMAQRLATDDDARARRAETLDAVLAVRGIGDAVDVAGRIVRLATDDAKALTATRDEEERRALLRMLGVAEGAAVPPSVRGQVNALEDDQKRRATRSLRDGIDRVLTDLQSLFRDVVMIQYGRESDLVNGERIDALRALAAEWTPARTLGVLDRISVTRRNLEQNAAPLLALESLMITVANGSAP
- the deoC gene encoding deoxyribose-phosphate aldolase → MTAPIADLASYIDHTLLKPEATRADVERLIAEGAELGTYSVCISPSFLPVELPEGLKLAVVCGFPSGKHHAEVKAAEAALSVAQGADEIDMVIDVGAAVEGRYDAVEAEIRAVRLAAPAPTVLKVIIESAALSDDAIIAVCEAAVAAGADFVKTSTGFHPAGGASVHAVELMKRTVGDRAEVKASGGVRTRAAAEEMIAAGATRLGLSSSRDILADRSATGDY